A section of the Hevea brasiliensis isolate MT/VB/25A 57/8 chromosome 17, ASM3005281v1, whole genome shotgun sequence genome encodes:
- the LOC110643450 gene encoding mavicyanin, with protein sequence MAGRQSSVVILMFTVAKLLFQGANAATKYTVGDSLGWTLPPNNSLGYYGDWANNKTFLLGDYLVFNWTGTHTVTEVDNEDEYNNCTKTGIVIVTRGGVIVPLSANGTRYFVCSVGNHCEQGMKVAIKVGNGISPPPLLPSAAPSLTVGSLLAVVPYFFLIFLFSYM encoded by the exons ATGGCTGGCCGTCAAAGCTCGGTTGTGATATTGATGTTTACAGTGGCAAAATTATTATTTCAGGGCGCAAATGCAGCTACAAAGTACACAGTTGGAGACAGTTTGGGATGGACACTCCCTCCCAACAATTCACTTGGGTACTATGGCGACTGGGCTAACAACAAGACATTTCTGTTAGGAGACTACCTCG tgttcaactggACTGGGACACATACTGTAACTGAAGTAGACAATGAAGATGAATATAATAACTGCACAAAGACAGGAATAGTGATCGTAACAAGAGGAGGAGTCATTGTCCCTCTTAGTGCAAATGGGACTCGCTATTTCGTGTGCTCTGTTGGAAACCACTGCGAACAAGGTATGAAGGTGGCAATCAAAGTTGGAAATGGAATATCACCGCCGCCACTGCTTCCCTCTGCAGCTCCATCCCTCACCGTTGGTTCCTTGTTGGCTGTTGTTCCCTACTTCTTTCTCATCTTCTTATTTAGTTACATGTAA